Proteins encoded together in one Hymenobacter monticola window:
- a CDS encoding ATP-binding protein, with amino-acid sequence MTDFYNSTLRPLISEGQTLLPAEFAQENGQVAQLRQALAEAQAALRCAEQRLADQKEFYQTALDHLKVNVAVFDTEQRFQAVNAKAFSNPEMRQWVIGKTNAEYCERRGVAPEIGATRQRLLQQVIDTGVEAKWEETLQTPDGPCQLLRYYVPVLGPDGAVRMVVGTGTDITKRRRAEQKLEEQREFFEFTLNHIPSDIGVFDPNGRYLFVNQSGIKDPVKREWVIGKDNFEYCAQYGYPLTLAEERQERLREAFRERRLVTFEETFDRPEGLRHQFRCLQPVFHPDGSPRMLVAYGLDITERVATERALRHAKLAAESAVRAREIFLANMSHEIRTPMNAILGMSQLLAKTELAPDQDSYRQAISTSAEHLLVIINDILDLSKLEAGKMALEQVGFTPTHLLAEIEQTLHYKAEEKGLRLLTRVAPAVPRVLLGDPYRIRQVLLNLAGNAIKFTETGYVAITCDFQPDADGGIGEVVFRVADTGIGIEPEFVQHIFSEFSQQDSSVTRKFGGTGLGLSICRNLVKLMGSDVQLQSERNKGTTMTFALRLPTGTAEDLTPKVVLPPNSPTIQYLRNKQVLLVEDNRFNRQIAKTFLSHAHVQVTEAEHGAMAVELAQHTRFDLILMDIQMPVMDGYAATALLRQQLGLATPIVALTANAVKGEREKCLSAGMNGYLAKPFKEEELLRVVGDWTLTMPLPALEPELAPFPSLADAPELLAPPAAPPVAAEVKLYSIADLLVAGQGDQEFVAFMLETFVESCEEATQNLSRGMQEGDIKLLKTTAHTLKPSVEHLHALHVLPPVEALDQWEGPFQAEALQPLVDSITLLLRDVVTQITLDTNA; translated from the coding sequence ATGACTGATTTTTACAATTCTACCCTTCGGCCATTAATAAGCGAAGGCCAAACCTTGCTGCCCGCCGAGTTTGCCCAGGAAAACGGGCAGGTGGCTCAGCTGCGCCAGGCTTTGGCCGAAGCGCAGGCAGCATTGCGCTGCGCCGAGCAGCGGCTGGCCGACCAAAAAGAATTCTACCAAACCGCGCTCGACCACCTGAAGGTGAACGTGGCCGTGTTTGACACCGAGCAGCGTTTCCAGGCGGTCAACGCCAAGGCCTTTAGCAACCCCGAAATGCGGCAGTGGGTAATCGGCAAGACCAACGCCGAATACTGCGAGCGCCGGGGGGTGGCGCCCGAAATCGGGGCCACCCGGCAGCGGCTGCTACAGCAAGTAATTGACACGGGCGTCGAAGCCAAGTGGGAGGAAACCTTGCAAACGCCCGATGGCCCGTGCCAACTGCTGCGCTACTACGTGCCGGTGCTGGGCCCCGACGGGGCCGTGCGCATGGTGGTGGGCACGGGCACCGACATCACCAAGCGCCGGCGGGCTGAGCAGAAGCTGGAAGAGCAGCGCGAGTTCTTCGAGTTCACGCTCAACCACATTCCCAGCGACATTGGCGTGTTCGACCCCAATGGCCGCTACCTGTTTGTGAATCAAAGCGGTATCAAAGACCCCGTGAAGCGCGAATGGGTGATTGGCAAAGACAATTTTGAGTACTGCGCGCAATACGGTTACCCGCTGACGCTGGCCGAGGAGCGCCAGGAACGCCTGCGCGAGGCCTTCCGCGAGCGCCGGCTGGTGACGTTTGAAGAAACCTTTGACCGGCCTGAGGGCCTGCGGCACCAGTTCCGCTGCCTGCAGCCCGTGTTTCACCCCGATGGCTCGCCGCGCATGCTGGTGGCCTATGGTCTCGACATCACGGAGCGGGTGGCCACCGAGCGGGCCCTGCGCCACGCCAAGCTGGCGGCCGAGAGTGCCGTGCGGGCCCGCGAGATTTTCCTGGCCAACATGAGCCACGAAATCCGCACACCCATGAACGCCATCTTGGGCATGAGCCAGCTGCTGGCCAAAACCGAGCTGGCCCCCGACCAGGACAGCTACCGCCAGGCCATCAGCACGTCGGCCGAGCACTTGCTGGTGATTATCAACGACATTCTGGACCTTTCGAAGCTGGAAGCCGGCAAGATGGCGCTGGAGCAAGTCGGCTTCACGCCCACCCACCTGCTGGCCGAGATTGAGCAAACCCTGCACTATAAGGCCGAAGAAAAGGGCCTGCGCCTACTCACACGGGTGGCGCCGGCCGTGCCCCGCGTGCTGCTCGGCGACCCCTACCGCATCCGGCAGGTGCTACTGAACCTGGCTGGCAACGCCATCAAGTTCACCGAAACGGGCTACGTGGCCATCACCTGCGACTTCCAGCCCGACGCCGACGGCGGCATCGGCGAAGTGGTGTTCCGGGTGGCCGATACGGGCATCGGCATCGAGCCGGAGTTTGTGCAGCACATTTTCAGCGAGTTCAGCCAGCAGGATTCGTCGGTGACGCGCAAGTTTGGCGGCACGGGCCTGGGCCTGAGCATCTGCCGCAACCTGGTGAAGCTGATGGGCAGCGACGTGCAGCTGCAGAGCGAGCGCAACAAGGGCACCACCATGACCTTTGCCCTGCGCCTGCCCACGGGCACGGCCGAGGACCTGACGCCCAAAGTGGTGCTGCCGCCCAATAGCCCAACCATACAGTACCTGCGCAACAAGCAGGTGCTGCTGGTAGAAGACAACCGCTTCAACCGCCAGATTGCCAAAACCTTCCTCAGCCACGCCCACGTGCAGGTGACGGAAGCCGAGCACGGCGCCATGGCCGTGGAGCTGGCCCAGCACACGCGCTTCGACCTGATTCTGATGGACATTCAGATGCCGGTGATGGACGGCTACGCGGCCACCGCGCTGCTGCGCCAGCAGCTGGGGCTGGCCACGCCCATTGTGGCCCTCACCGCCAACGCCGTGAAAGGCGAGCGCGAGAAGTGCCTCTCGGCCGGCATGAACGGCTACCTGGCCAAGCCCTTCAAAGAGGAAGAGTTGCTGCGCGTGGTGGGCGACTGGACCCTGACCATGCCCCTGCCCGCCCTAGAGCCTGAGCTGGCTCCGTTTCCCAGCCTGGCTGATGCGCCCGAGCTGCTGGCCCCGCCGGCAGCCCCGCCGGTAGCGGCAGAGGTAAAGCTCTACTCCATTGCCGATTTGCTGGTGGCAGGCCAAGGCGACCAGGAATTTGTGGCCTTTATGCTCGAAACTTTTGTGGAAAGCTGCGAGGAAGCCACCCAAAACCTGAGCCGCGGCATGCAGGAAGGCGACATCAAGCTGCTGAAAACCACGGCCCACACGCTCAAGCCCAGCGTGGAGCACCTGCACGCCCTGCACGTGCTGCCGCCCGTGGAGGCGCTCGACCAGTGGGAAGGCCCGTTCCAGGCCGAAGCCCTGCAGCCGCTGGTTGATTCCATTACCCTGCTGCTGCGCGATGTGGTGACGCAGATTACGCTCGACACCAACGCCTAA
- a CDS encoding alpha/beta hydrolase has protein sequence MKVVLIILSVLAGLYVLLCAVLYFKQEKLLFFPSRLPADHRFRYPGSFEERWFKMADDTRLHGLLFHAPHSKGLVFYLHGNGGDVSSWAEAAPVYTRLGYDVFFLDYRGYGKSEGAISSQAQLLRDVQTAYQQLLPEYPESRTVVLGYSVGTGPATWLAAQQHPKLLILQAPYFSMRDLAARLYPFVPGFLVRYPLPTNELITQVKAPIVLFHGDRDEVIYHQSSLRLKALLKPTDRLVLLPGAGHNGMTDNAAYQRELSALL, from the coding sequence ATGAAAGTTGTTTTGATTATTCTGAGCGTGCTGGCCGGGCTGTACGTGCTGCTGTGCGCCGTACTTTATTTCAAGCAGGAAAAGCTGCTGTTTTTCCCCAGCCGACTGCCGGCCGACCACCGGTTTCGCTATCCGGGCAGCTTCGAGGAGCGGTGGTTCAAAATGGCCGACGACACCCGCCTGCACGGCCTGCTATTCCACGCGCCCCATTCCAAGGGCCTGGTGTTTTACCTGCATGGCAACGGCGGCGACGTGAGCAGCTGGGCCGAGGCCGCGCCCGTTTACACCCGCCTGGGCTACGATGTGTTCTTCCTAGACTACCGCGGCTACGGCAAAAGCGAGGGCGCCATCAGCAGCCAAGCCCAGCTGCTCCGCGACGTGCAGACGGCCTACCAACAGCTGCTGCCCGAATACCCCGAAAGCCGCACGGTGGTGCTGGGTTACTCCGTGGGCACGGGCCCGGCCACCTGGCTGGCCGCCCAGCAGCACCCGAAGCTGCTGATTCTGCAGGCGCCCTATTTCAGCATGCGCGACCTGGCGGCGCGGCTGTATCCGTTTGTGCCGGGTTTCCTGGTGCGCTACCCATTGCCTACCAATGAGTTGATAACTCAGGTCAAAGCCCCCATCGTGCTGTTTCACGGCGACCGGGATGAGGTCATATACCACCAGTCGTCGCTCCGACTGAAAGCGCTGCTTAAACCCACCGACCGGTTGGTGCTGCTGCCCGGCGCGGGTCACAATGGCATGACCGACAACGCCGCGTATCAGCGGGAACTGTCGGCTTTGCTGTGA
- the moaA gene encoding GTP 3',8-cyclase MoaA, with product MLPSLLASAAPARTPLYDQHGRPLEYLRLAVTDRCNLRCFYCMPEEGIKYMPKHELLSYEEMLRLTGLLAGLGVRKVRLTGGEPFVRRDLVPFMERLAELPGIDDISLTTNGVLTAPHVPALARLGVKAVNLSLDTLNRERFFQITRRDELPKVLETFYALLDAGIQVKINAVVMDGQNIDALVPLAALSRDLPVDVRFIEEMPFNGGSHEAGPASLPWNHVRIRQHLEAHFGDLTPVRMAAGATASEYTIAGHQGTVGIIAAYSRTFCGTCNRLRLTAEGGIKTCLYDQGVLDTRALLRGGKTDEEIVAALSAAFRHRAANGFEAERQRPLHQLSFESMATIGG from the coding sequence GTGCTTCCATCTCTCCTCGCTTCCGCCGCCCCGGCCCGCACGCCGCTTTACGACCAGCACGGCCGCCCGCTGGAATACCTGCGCCTGGCCGTGACGGACCGCTGCAACCTGCGCTGCTTCTACTGCATGCCCGAAGAAGGCATCAAGTACATGCCCAAGCACGAGCTGCTGAGCTACGAAGAGATGCTGCGCCTCACGGGCCTGCTGGCCGGGCTGGGCGTGCGCAAAGTGCGCCTCACCGGCGGCGAGCCCTTTGTGCGGCGCGACCTCGTGCCCTTCATGGAGCGCCTGGCCGAGCTACCCGGCATTGACGATATAAGCCTGACCACCAACGGTGTGCTCACCGCGCCGCACGTGCCCGCCCTGGCCCGCCTGGGCGTGAAGGCCGTGAACCTCAGCCTCGACACGCTGAACCGCGAGCGGTTCTTCCAAATCACGCGGCGCGACGAGCTTCCCAAGGTGCTGGAAACCTTTTACGCCCTGCTTGATGCCGGCATTCAGGTGAAAATCAACGCCGTGGTGATGGACGGCCAGAACATCGACGCCCTCGTGCCCTTGGCTGCCCTCAGCCGCGACCTGCCCGTGGACGTGCGCTTCATCGAGGAAATGCCCTTCAACGGCGGCAGCCACGAGGCCGGCCCCGCCTCCCTGCCTTGGAACCACGTCCGCATTCGACAGCATCTGGAGGCGCACTTTGGCGACCTCACGCCGGTGCGCATGGCCGCCGGTGCCACTGCTTCGGAGTACACCATTGCCGGGCACCAGGGCACAGTGGGCATCATCGCGGCCTACTCGCGCACCTTCTGCGGCACCTGCAACCGCCTGCGCCTCACCGCTGAAGGCGGCATCAAAACCTGCCTCTACGACCAGGGCGTGCTCGATACCCGGGCCCTGCTGCGCGGCGGCAAAACCGACGAGGAAATCGTGGCGGCCCTGTCGGCCGCTTTCCGCCACCGCGCCGCCAACGGCTTCGAGGCCGAGCGGCAGCGGCCCCTGCACCAACTCAGCTTCGAGAGCATGGCCACCATTGGCGGCTAG
- a CDS encoding MoaD/ThiS family protein, with the protein MSLKVALFGITRDIVGTSVIELPAPAPATVGELLAEMRRQYPALGELRSCAVAVNNEYANADQPLHTVDEIALIPPVAGG; encoded by the coding sequence ATGTCCTTAAAAGTCGCTCTCTTCGGCATCACCCGCGACATCGTGGGTACGTCCGTCATCGAATTGCCGGCTCCCGCTCCAGCCACCGTGGGCGAGCTGCTGGCCGAAATGCGCCGCCAGTACCCCGCGCTCGGCGAGCTGCGCAGCTGCGCCGTGGCCGTCAACAACGAATACGCCAACGCCGACCAGCCGCTGCACACCGTGGACGAAATTGCCTTGATTCCGCCCGTGGCCGGCGGCTGA
- a CDS encoding molybdenum cofactor biosynthesis protein MoaE, whose translation MTPTLSITDQPIDIAAALAAVQTDAAGAVNSFIGTVRNQSGGRPVRRLHYESYDSMALTQLGHVVAQAYEKWPMLQEVAVVHRKGTLELGDVAVVVAVATPHRAESFAACQFIIDTLKQVVTIWKREEYEDGTEWVAAHP comes from the coding sequence ATGACCCCTACCCTTTCCATCACCGACCAGCCCATCGACATTGCTGCCGCCCTCGCCGCGGTGCAAACCGACGCGGCCGGGGCGGTCAATTCTTTTATTGGCACGGTGCGCAACCAGTCGGGCGGCCGGCCGGTGCGCCGCCTGCACTACGAGTCCTACGACAGCATGGCCCTCACGCAGCTGGGCCACGTGGTGGCACAGGCCTACGAAAAGTGGCCCATGCTGCAGGAAGTGGCCGTGGTGCACCGCAAAGGCACGCTTGAGCTGGGCGACGTGGCCGTGGTGGTGGCCGTGGCCACCCCGCACCGCGCCGAAAGCTTCGCCGCCTGCCAGTTCATCATCGACACGCTGAAGCAGGTGGTGACCATCTGGAAGCGCGAGGAATACGAGGACGGCACGGAGTGGGTGGCGGCGCACCCGTAA
- a CDS encoding outer membrane beta-barrel protein — translation MLYSQKGFENKPAEYTNLLGTKQKREGQVNYNYLDVPVLLKINAGGFIAEAGPQYSYLISANDETKVTTTSALNGTPTTTESQNKRDVSGLNRNELGYLAGIGYQADNGLSLNLRYTGAFSDFVKSDNGTYFNGDLKNARHSAFQLSLGYLIPAK, via the coding sequence GTGCTGTATTCGCAAAAAGGCTTCGAAAACAAGCCTGCTGAATACACCAACCTTCTCGGTACCAAGCAGAAGCGCGAAGGCCAGGTAAATTATAACTACCTCGACGTGCCGGTGCTCCTGAAAATCAATGCCGGTGGCTTCATTGCCGAGGCCGGCCCGCAGTATTCCTACCTCATCAGCGCCAACGACGAGACGAAAGTCACCACCACCTCGGCCCTGAACGGCACGCCCACTACCACGGAATCCCAGAACAAGCGCGACGTGAGCGGCCTCAACCGCAACGAGCTGGGCTACCTGGCCGGCATCGGCTACCAGGCCGATAACGGCCTGAGCCTGAACCTGCGTTACACCGGCGCCTTCAGCGACTTTGTGAAGTCCGACAACGGCACCTACTTCAACGGCGACCTGAAAAACGCCCGCCACTCGGCGTTCCAATTGTCGCTGGGCTACCTGATTCCGGCGAAGTAA